The proteins below are encoded in one region of Aquisphaera giovannonii:
- a CDS encoding NAD-dependent epimerase/dehydratase family protein yields the protein MAHRREFLRGLSAFGAGLVAGGGRGPAGADPAGGGGKMELLVLGGTGFIGPHLVRHAVARGHHVTIFTRGRRDADLPAGVVRLVGDRKGDLKSLEGKSWDAVVDDSATNPEWVRLSTELLKGKVGRYLFTSSTGVYYPYLVRGLDEAAPVRLKADDPKDLSATYGADKANCERIVRSAFGAGAVVVRPTYIVGPGDTSDRFPYWPQRLARGGETLAPGRRDDPVQFIDVRDLAGFMVHLLEEGREGVYNAAGPRGVLTMPEFLEQARAALRSDAQFVQIDDYDFLSAHGIEEAIPWAMLRGNDAGMMSIRHGRAEDAGLAYRPIAETVRDTRAWWDAVPEARREAPKFAISPPREAGALAAWKARGE from the coding sequence ATGGCCCACCGTCGAGAGTTCCTGAGGGGTTTATCCGCCTTCGGGGCGGGCCTGGTCGCCGGCGGAGGGCGCGGGCCCGCGGGGGCGGATCCGGCCGGGGGCGGCGGGAAGATGGAGCTGCTGGTGCTCGGCGGCACCGGCTTCATCGGGCCCCACCTGGTGCGGCATGCGGTCGCGCGCGGCCATCATGTCACCATCTTCACCAGGGGCCGCCGCGACGCCGACCTGCCGGCGGGCGTGGTCCGGCTGGTGGGGGACCGGAAGGGGGACCTGAAGTCCCTGGAGGGGAAGTCGTGGGACGCCGTGGTGGACGACTCGGCCACCAATCCCGAGTGGGTGCGGCTCTCGACGGAGCTGCTGAAGGGCAAGGTCGGCCGGTACCTGTTCACGTCCTCCACCGGCGTCTACTACCCCTACCTCGTGCGCGGGCTGGACGAGGCGGCCCCGGTCCGGCTGAAGGCCGACGACCCGAAGGACCTCTCCGCGACCTACGGGGCCGACAAGGCGAACTGCGAGCGGATCGTCCGGTCCGCGTTCGGCGCCGGCGCGGTGGTCGTGCGGCCGACGTACATCGTCGGGCCGGGGGACACCTCGGACCGGTTCCCGTACTGGCCCCAGCGGCTCGCGAGGGGCGGCGAGACGCTCGCGCCCGGGCGGCGGGACGACCCCGTGCAGTTCATCGACGTCCGCGACCTCGCCGGGTTCATGGTGCACCTCCTGGAGGAGGGGCGCGAGGGCGTCTACAACGCCGCCGGCCCGCGGGGCGTCCTCACCATGCCCGAGTTCCTGGAGCAGGCCCGCGCGGCGCTGCGCTCCGACGCGCAATTCGTGCAGATCGATGATTATGATTTCCTGAGCGCGCACGGCATCGAGGAGGCCATCCCCTGGGCGATGCTCCGGGGCAACGACGCCGGCATGATGTCGATCCGGCACGGCCGGGCGGAGGACGCGGGCCTGGCGTACCGGCCGATCGCCGAGACCGTGCGCGACACGCGGGCGTGGTGGGACGCCGTCCCCGAGGCGCGCCGGGAGGCGCCGAAGTTCGCGATCTCCCCGCCCCGGGAGGCCGGGGCCCTCGCCGCCTGGAAGGCACGCGGGGAGTAG
- a CDS encoding protein kinase domain-containing protein, translating into MGSSVATRRGARVGRSGDEPVPGYRLLERVGYGGAGEVWRAEAPGGLSVALKLIRTDGTLGRRELSNLRILRAVRHPNLLAYFGAWVIDGLLILGMELADLSLWDRYREFSGRGLAGIPMDELLGAMGEASRVLDYLHEPRHELDGMTGVAVHHRDVKPQNLMLLGRGLKVADFGLSILVDRGVASQCHSGLTCTYAAPETFRGRVADQTDQYSLAVTYCVLRAGRLPFAGPPAAVMLGHLMQPPDLSSLPEPERPIVARALAKDPSDRWPDCGQFVEALRSCLAAGSPLILPGAAEGEGALGEASTPPGETPDDSASQTGLVEDSDFWCGELGPEASAGSRGDSRPAGGPGADRRAPSSRSWRGEPGAEDSQEPTTPLPGAATDAPPPGGPRPRASASRWAACLAVAGLVAWEVARAQPDGGRRADVPGRDGIVAPGMRRETASGLAPPTGRPAAWAEGPPDPFESTAGTPAPIAAAEFAPVRPAGRARPDGPTPATAIGAEASRYIRLATAGIEAMRGEAGRLARAAQERLAANLPRRTADAGGTRPPAADRRPAPAKAPPPAKAAPSFRLGVPDTLEVDAGSSEPVPIVVCRGGASGPIAVRFEGLPAGVSPATAEIPTGYDRGLAALKADSQASPARATVRVVASAGAARAEATIALTVRANPAPAEPALGQSPPAGGATPGTPSISSGTVELTSAEPAALNDRGLAHASQGRLDAAVADYTAALRLSPKDASIRTNRGTARARQGDLTRASLDFETAIRLNPGHAPAYRGRALLREKAGDLPRASADRARADQLDRPVGPAGALWLPAPWTTPAASGTCYRVPVVIKRRKGP; encoded by the coding sequence ATGGGATCGAGCGTGGCGACTCGCCGCGGGGCCCGCGTGGGGCGGAGCGGGGACGAACCCGTCCCGGGCTATCGCCTGCTGGAGCGGGTCGGGTACGGGGGCGCGGGGGAGGTCTGGCGGGCCGAGGCCCCGGGGGGCCTGTCGGTCGCCCTCAAGCTCATCCGCACCGACGGCACGCTCGGCCGCCGGGAGCTGTCCAACCTCCGCATCCTGCGGGCGGTGCGGCACCCCAACCTGCTCGCCTACTTCGGCGCCTGGGTCATCGACGGCCTGTTGATCCTTGGCATGGAGCTCGCCGACCTCTCGCTCTGGGACCGGTACCGGGAATTCTCGGGCCGGGGGCTGGCCGGGATCCCGATGGACGAGCTGCTCGGGGCCATGGGGGAGGCGTCGCGCGTGCTCGACTACCTCCACGAGCCCAGGCATGAGCTCGACGGGATGACGGGGGTCGCGGTCCACCACCGGGACGTCAAGCCGCAGAACCTGATGCTGCTGGGCCGGGGGCTCAAGGTGGCGGACTTCGGGCTCTCGATCCTGGTCGACCGGGGCGTGGCCAGCCAGTGCCATTCCGGGCTGACGTGCACGTACGCCGCGCCCGAGACGTTCCGCGGGCGGGTCGCGGACCAGACCGACCAGTACTCGCTCGCCGTGACGTACTGCGTGCTCCGCGCCGGGCGGCTGCCGTTCGCGGGCCCGCCCGCCGCGGTCATGCTCGGGCACCTGATGCAGCCGCCGGACCTCTCGTCGCTGCCCGAGCCCGAGCGGCCGATCGTGGCCCGCGCCCTGGCCAAGGACCCCTCGGATCGGTGGCCCGACTGCGGCCAGTTCGTCGAGGCGCTCCGGTCCTGCCTCGCCGCGGGCTCGCCCCTGATCCTCCCCGGCGCGGCGGAGGGCGAGGGCGCGTTGGGGGAGGCGTCAACGCCGCCCGGCGAGACCCCGGACGATTCGGCGTCCCAGACCGGCCTGGTCGAGGACTCGGACTTCTGGTGCGGGGAGCTCGGCCCGGAGGCCTCGGCCGGGTCCCGGGGCGACTCGCGGCCCGCCGGCGGGCCGGGCGCCGATCGACGCGCCCCGTCGTCGAGGTCCTGGCGCGGCGAGCCGGGGGCGGAGGATTCGCAGGAGCCGACCACGCCCCTGCCCGGGGCCGCGACCGACGCCCCGCCCCCGGGCGGCCCGCGCCCGCGGGCGTCCGCCTCGCGATGGGCCGCTTGCCTCGCGGTGGCGGGCCTGGTCGCGTGGGAGGTCGCGAGGGCGCAGCCCGACGGCGGCCGGCGGGCCGACGTGCCGGGCCGCGACGGGATCGTCGCCCCGGGGATGCGGCGGGAGACGGCGTCGGGCCTCGCCCCCCCGACGGGGCGGCCCGCCGCGTGGGCCGAGGGCCCGCCCGATCCGTTCGAGTCGACCGCGGGCACGCCGGCGCCGATCGCCGCCGCCGAGTTCGCGCCGGTCAGGCCGGCTGGGCGGGCCCGGCCCGACGGCCCGACGCCGGCGACGGCCATCGGCGCCGAGGCCTCTCGATACATCCGGCTCGCGACGGCGGGGATCGAGGCGATGCGGGGCGAGGCGGGGCGGCTCGCGCGGGCGGCCCAGGAACGCCTCGCGGCGAACCTACCCCGGCGGACGGCCGACGCGGGAGGCACCCGCCCGCCGGCCGCCGATCGACGGCCGGCGCCGGCCAAGGCGCCGCCGCCGGCCAAGGCCGCACCATCCTTCCGCCTGGGCGTGCCCGACACCCTGGAGGTCGACGCCGGCTCGAGCGAGCCGGTGCCGATCGTGGTGTGCCGGGGCGGCGCCTCCGGCCCGATCGCCGTCCGCTTCGAAGGGCTGCCGGCCGGGGTGTCCCCGGCGACGGCCGAGATCCCCACGGGGTACGACCGGGGCCTGGCGGCCCTGAAAGCCGACTCGCAGGCGAGCCCCGCCCGCGCAACCGTGCGCGTGGTGGCCTCCGCCGGGGCGGCGCGGGCCGAGGCCACGATCGCGCTGACCGTCCGCGCCAATCCGGCGCCCGCCGAGCCCGCCCTGGGCCAATCCCCGCCGGCCGGCGGCGCCACCCCCGGCACCCCGTCGATCTCCTCGGGCACCGTCGAGCTCACGTCCGCCGAGCCGGCCGCCCTGAACGACCGCGGGCTCGCCCATGCCTCGCAGGGCCGGCTCGACGCCGCGGTCGCCGACTACACCGCGGCCCTCCGGCTCAGCCCGAAGGACGCGTCGATCCGCACCAACCGGGGCACGGCCCGGGCACGCCAGGGGGACCTGACGCGGGCCAGCCTGGACTTCGAGACGGCCATCCGCCTGAACCCCGGCCACGCCCCCGCCTACCGGGGCCGGGCCTTGCTGCGCGAGAAGGCCGGCGACCTCCCCCGGGCCTCGGCCGACCGCGCCCGGGCCGATCAGCTCGATCGGCCGGTCGGCCCGGCGGGTGCCCTCTGGCTCCCCGCCCCCTGGACGACGCCCGCGGCATCCGGCACCTGTTACCGGGTGCCGGTCGTGATCAAACGCCGGAAGGGCCCGTGA
- a CDS encoding prenyltransferase/squalene oxidase repeat-containing protein, producing MPSIPLTAACFLATCLAASPGPGALGAEAPEARAIAYLGREVPRWQAENRCFSCHNDGDAARALFRAARLGLAVPDAATAGTVRWLERPEGWDRNGGDGPFNDKVLARIQFAAALADAIDAGRSGDAGAMARAAGLVAGDQIEGGSWRVDAEAAVGSPATYGTALATAMARRSLVAAGPKRFAAPIAAADRWLRKAEARNVPDAAAVLIGLEGADDAEAAARVRRGLDLIRRAEAARGGWGPFPNTPAEPFDTAVVLIALAPRRGIAERAGWIRRGRAFLIASQHPDGSWPETTRPPDGESYAERLSTSGWALQALLATRDEEAEKAVPGASR from the coding sequence ATGCCTAGCATCCCGCTGACGGCCGCCTGTTTCCTCGCGACCTGCCTCGCCGCCTCCCCGGGCCCGGGGGCCCTCGGGGCGGAGGCTCCGGAGGCCCGCGCGATCGCCTACCTCGGGCGCGAGGTCCCGCGCTGGCAGGCGGAGAACCGCTGCTTCTCCTGCCACAACGACGGCGACGCCGCGCGGGCGCTCTTCCGGGCGGCCCGGCTGGGCCTCGCCGTCCCGGATGCGGCGACGGCCGGGACGGTCCGGTGGCTGGAGCGACCCGAGGGCTGGGACCGCAACGGCGGCGACGGACCGTTCAACGATAAAGTGCTCGCGCGGATCCAGTTCGCGGCGGCACTCGCGGACGCGATCGACGCGGGGCGGTCTGGCGACGCGGGGGCGATGGCCCGCGCGGCCGGCCTCGTCGCGGGCGATCAAATCGAGGGGGGCTCGTGGCGGGTGGACGCCGAGGCGGCCGTCGGCTCGCCGGCGACGTACGGGACCGCCCTGGCGACGGCCATGGCCCGCCGCTCCCTCGTCGCCGCCGGCCCGAAGCGGTTCGCCGCGCCGATCGCCGCGGCCGACCGCTGGCTCCGGAAGGCCGAGGCGCGGAACGTCCCCGACGCGGCCGCCGTGCTGATCGGGCTGGAGGGCGCCGACGATGCCGAGGCCGCCGCCCGGGTCCGTCGCGGCCTCGACCTGATCCGCAGGGCCGAGGCCGCCCGCGGCGGCTGGGGCCCGTTCCCGAACACGCCGGCCGAGCCGTTCGACACGGCCGTCGTCCTGATCGCCCTGGCCCCGCGTCGCGGCATCGCGGAGCGAGCGGGGTGGATCCGCCGCGGCCGCGCCTTTCTCATCGCGTCCCAGCATCCCGACGGGAGCTGGCCCGAGACGACGCGCCCGCCGGACGGCGAGAGCTACGCCGAGCGGCTCTCGACCTCGGGCTGGGCGCTCCAGGCCCTCCTCGCCACGAGGGACGAGGAGGCGGAGAAGGCCGTACCCGGGGCGTCCCGGTGA